The sequence below is a genomic window from Luteimonas sp. MC1825.
CCTGATCCCCGGGACCATCCTCTGGGACGCGCTCGGCATGCTGTTCCCGGCCGAGCACCGCGGACGGATCGTCTTCGGCCTGCGCACGATCATGATCGTCGGCATCGCTGCCGCCGGCGTGGTCGACCGGGTGCTGCGCCAGCTGCTGGCCATCGTCGATACCGTGCGTGCCGGCGACCCGTTCGTCGCAGGCAACGCGCGCCGGCTGGAGGCCATCGCCTGGTGGGTGCTGCTGGGCGAGGGCCTGCGGTTGCTGATCGGCGCGATCGCGCTCGCCACCACGTCGTCGATGCCGGAGCTCGATCTCGACCTGCACTTCTCCGCGGCGCCGTGGTTGGCCGTGCTGCTGCTGTTCGTGCTCGCGCGCGTGTTCGCCGAGGGCGCGCGCATGCGCAGCGACCTCGAAGGCACCGTGTGACATGGCGATCGTCGTCCACCTCGACGCGCTGCTGCACGAACGGCGCATGACGCTCACCGAACTGGCCGCGCGCGTCGACATCACGCTCGCCAACCTGTCGATCCTGAAGACCGGCAAGGCCAGGGCGATCCGGTTTTCCACGCTGGAGGCCATCTGTGCGGCGCTCGACTGCCAGCCCGGCGACCTGCTCGCCTTCGATCCCACCCGACCCTCCGAGGAATAAGCGATGAACGTGCTCGCCCGGCCATTCGTGTCCGACCCACGGCGCCATGAAGGCGTCCGCCCATTCCATATCTGGGGCCTGCGGCTGTTCTACCTGCTGATGCTGGTCATGGTCGCGCCCGCGGCCTGGGGCGCCCTGCTCCGGCACCAGGGGCCGTGGGATCCCACGCATGCCGTCGCCCTGTGCGTCTGGGCGACGTATCCCGCACTCGCCCTCTTCGGCCTGCTGCGGCCGCTGCGCTGGTTGCCGCTGATGGTGTTCACCATCGGCTACAAGACGCTGTGGCTGGCCTTCGTCGCCTGGCCGTTGTGGAACGCCGGCACGCTCGCCGGTTCGGACGCCGGGGAGACCGCATTCGCTTTTGCGTTCGTGCCGGTGCTGGCGGCCGTGGTGCCCTGGGGGTACGTGTGGCGGGAGTTCGTGCTGCCGGCCAGGCACTGACCTGGTGCTCCGCGGCGGTGCCGCTTGCGTCGCTGAGTGATCCCGGCTGGCGCATACTTGACGGGCCGCCTGCACCCGCAGTGCCTTATCGATGCGCCGAGGAGAATGAAATGAGCAAGGGTCTGGACAAGAAAAAGGAAACGAAGAAGAAACCGGCCAAGACCGCGAAGGAAAAGAAGGCCGAGAAGCGCGACAAGAACGCCACCAAGGTGTTCGGCCCGACCTGATCGCGGCAACGCACGATCAACTCGAAAGGCCCGGACATGTCCGGGCCTTTTTTCCGGGAGCTCGAGTGGTGGCCGGGAGGCATTGGCGGGCCACGCGTACCGCGGCGTACCGGCTGCCCGAAATCAGCGCCGAATCGGATCAGCTTTCGAACACCGTCTGGAACCCGCCCCAGATCATCCGCTTGCCGTCGAACGGCATGTCCATGTCCTTCATCGCCGGATCGTCCTGCATCTTTTCCCACGCGGCATCCGCGGTCGCCTTGTCGGGCCAGACAATCCAGGCGAACACGACCTGCTCGCCGTCTTCCAGCTTGACCGCGCGCTTGAAGTCGGTGGTCTTGCCGTCTTCGATGTGTTCGCCCCAGGCCTCGACCTGCTTCAGCGCGCCGTGCTTCTGGAACAACTGCCAGCCCGCCTGTGCGGACTTGATGTAGCGATCCTTGTTGGCCGTGGGGACGGGGGCAAGGAAGCCGGTGACGTAGGTCATGGGGGTACTCCTGTCGGGGTATGCGGTGACGATCGCCGCTGCAAGTCCTCACAACGATCCCGACGCTGCCGATCGGCCACCGGCTTGCGCGAGGGGTCCACACGGCCTCGCGCCTGTCGACCCTGCCCCCGTTTGACGGGACAATGGCCGCCGGCATGCCCCATGCCGCGTGCAACCACGCCCGGGACATCGATGCGAACCTTCGTACTGAGAGCGCGCGCCGCACCCACCGACAGCCAGGCACTGCTGGCGTCGGTCGGCAATGATGCGCACACCGAGATCCTCGCGCACACCTTGATGAATGCGTTCTTCGTGGCGCAATCGCATCGCCCGGATGTGGTGGCCTACCTGGTGCTGGAAAGCACGCGGGATTTCTCGCGCACCATCGCGTTCGACGTCAACGCCATGCACGAGATCGGCGGCTTCGACGAGCGCGCGCTGCTGGGCAAGGTGGCGAAGGCGCTGGATGTGTCGAAGGGCATGGGCAAGGACGCGTCGCGCCCGGTGGAATCGGGCGTCACCGTGCGCACGTCAAGCTTCGAGCGGCTGGTGCAGGCGCTGGCCGAGGACCACCAGTTGTTCCTGCTCGACCCCAAGGGCACGCCGATCCGCGAGCAGGTGTTCGCAGGCAACCCCTGTTTCCTGCTGACCGACCATATCCCGATGCCGAAGAAGACCATTCCCGGCCTCGAGCGCATGGGCGCGAAGAAGATCACGCTCGGGTCGAAGATGCTGTTCGCATCGCAGTGCGTGGTGCTGGTGCACCACGAACTCGACCAGCGCTGACGCGCGCCGCCGCCCGGTCAGGCGCCGCGCACGCGCAGCGTCAGCCCCTTGAGGAAATTGCGCAGCAGCTGGTCGCCGCACTGGCGGAAATTCTTGTGCCCGGGCTGGCGGAACAGCGCCGACAGCTCCGGCTTGGACACGGGGAACCCGGCCGCCGCGAAGATGTCGTGCATGTCCACGTCCTTGAGTTCGAACGCCACCCGCAGCTTCTTCAGCACCACGTTGTTGCTGATGCGCTTCTCCACCGGCCGCGCCGGCACGCTGCCGTCACGGCCGCGCAGGTGGATGATCAGGCCGTCGAGGAAATGCGCGAGCACGGCATCGCCGCAGGGCACGTGCCCGGGCTCGTCTTCCTTCAGCAGGAACGGCCGCACGTCATCCTTGTCCAGGGCGAAGTCCGGATCGGCGAGATGCACGATCTCCACCACCTTGCTGTCGCCCAGGTCGAGCATGTAGCGGATGCTGCGCAGGACGTCGTTGTTGATCATTGCCTGGAATGCGGTCGGGGAAGGTCGCCAGTCTACCGGGGGGCGACGGCGGGCTGTCTAAACTGGCGCGATGCCGACTCCCACCGACATGGACAACGCTGGCACCGGTGCCGCCGGCGCGCAGGCGACCGTGGCCGGCGACCGCCTGCTGCTGCGCGGCATCCTCGTCCACGACATCCGCCGCGACCTGCGCCGCCACCTGCGGCCGATGCTGGCCTGGTACCTGCTGTTCACCGCCTTCGCGACGGTGGCGGCGGCGCCGTTGACCACATGGTCGCTCGCGGCGCTCCTGCACTGGATCGAGCGGCCGTTCATGGGCGACTTCGACGACCTGGCCGACAACCTGCTGGCGATCGCCTGGCTCATGCTGGCCGGCGCGCTGTCCTGGTACGTGGTCATGCTGCAGCAGGCCGGCATGTTGCTGGTGTCGGCGAGTCACGGCTGTCGCTACCGCACCGCGGCGGCGGCACTGTTGGGCATGCTGCGGCGCGCGGGACCGCTCGCGGTGCTGGCGGCCTGGCAGGTGTTCGCCCATGCGCTGCTCGCCGCGCCGTGGCTTGCGATCGGCGTGCTGCTGTACCAGTGGCTGCTCGGCGGCTACGACCCGTACTACGTGATGGCGGCGCGTCCGGCGGCACTGTGGTGGTTCCTCGCCGGCTTCATGCCGGTGCTGGTGGGGGGACTGCTGCTGCACGCCACGCTCTACTTCCGCTGGCTGCTCGCCACGCCGGCGCTGGTGCTGGAAGGCCTGTCGCCGGTCGCGGCGCTGCTGCGCAGCCGCGCGCTCACTCGCGGCAGGCACCTGCGCATCGCCACGCTGGTGGTGGGCGTGGCGCTCGCCGTGGCCGCCATGCCACTGCTGGTCACCGAACTCTATGACCGTGCTGCCACGCCGATGCTGGACTGGCTGCCCGACCAGCGCCTGCCGACCAGTGCGGGCATGGTGGTGTACCTGACGCTCTACGCGGCCACCGTGCTCGGCGTGCTGCTGCTCGGCACCACCCTCAACACGCTGCTGGTGCGTGCGCTGTTCCTGCGCCTCGGCGGCGCGCGGGGCGCGCGCGCGGTGCCCGCATCCCCGCCGCGCCCGGGGCGCTTCGTCTGGGGCGCGGAAGCGGTGTTCCTGGTCGTGGCGCTGGTGCAGGCCGCGATCGCCGTGACCAGCATGAACCTGCAGCGCGAAGTCACCGTCACCGCGCATCGCGGCGCGGCGGCGCTTGCGCCCGAGAACACCCTTGCAGCGTTCGCTGCGGCCATCGACGCGGAGGCGGACGCGATCGAGTTCGACGTGCGGCTGAGCGCGGACGGCGCCGTGGTGGTGTTCCACGACAGCGATTTCCGCCGCATCGCCGGCGACCCGCGGACCGTCTCGCAGACCCCACTCGCGGCGATGCGCGACATCGACGTGGGCAGCTGGTTCGCACCGGCTTTTTCCGGCGAGCGCATCGCGACGCTGGGCGAAGCGCTGGCCTTCATCGACCGCCGCGCACTCGCGCTGGTCGAGCTCAAGCCGGACGCGCACAACGCACAGGCGCTGCTCGAGGCCACCCTGCGCGAGGTCCGGCGCGGTGGCCACGATGACGCGGTCATGCTCGCCTCACTGTCGCCCGAACTGGTGCGCGCGGCACGCGCCGCGGCGCCCGAAGCCCGGCTGGCACTGTTCACCAATGCCGCGTTGCCCGGCACCTCGCGCCGCACCGACTTCGACATGCTCGGCCTCAACCACCTGCAGGTCGACGGTGGCGCGGTTGCCGATGCGCGCCGCCGTGGCTACCTGCTGCAGGCGTGGACGGTCAACGACCCGGCGCGCATGGCACGCTACATGGATCTCGGCGTGGACGACATCAGCACCGACGTGCCCGGCGAGGCGGTGCGCCTGCGTGCGCAGCGCGCCGCGCTGGGCGACGTGGAACTGCTGCTCGTGCGCCTGCACAGCTGGTTCCGGCGCTGATCCGCGGCAAGCCGGCGGTCAGTGCAACGTGCGCCTGAGCGGCAGCGCCGACAGCCCCGCCACGACCGCGAGCGCGACAGCCGCGGCCAGCCCTGTCGCGCCCAGCGGTTGCACTTCCAGCAGTTCCGAAAGCGCCGGCACCTGGATCAGCGCCACGCTCGCCAGGCTCGCCGCGGCGATGCCAAGCGGCAGCCGGCCGCGCAGGCCGGTGAGCACCGCCAGGAACGCCACGCTGCACAGGATCAGCACGGCGAGCGCCAGCGAGCGCCCGGCCGCGGCATCGCCCGCGGCCGCCACCTGCCCGCCGATCCGGTAGCCGGCCAGCACCGCGCAGGTCGCGACGGTGCCGGCGAATCCCAGCGCCCACCATGCGCGCGGCGAGAAGAACCGCACCGGCCCGGCCGGTGGCGGGCGTCCTTCGAGGCGTGCATTGCTGCGCAGCTGGAACGCGAGCATCGCCGTCGGGTGGATCAGCAACTCGAGCCAGACGATGTGGATCGGCAGGTACAGCAGCGGGAACCCGAGCAGCGGCACCAGCGCCGCCGACAGCACCAGCGGCACGTGCACCAGGATCAGGTAGGCGAAGCCGCGCTGCAGGTTGGCGAACAGCTGCCGGCCCTCGGCGATGGCGTTCACCAGGGTGCGGAAGTTGTCGTCCAGCAGCACGATGGCCGCCGCCTCGCGCGCACTGCGCGTGCCGCGCTCGCCCATGGCGATGCCGATGTCGGCGGCCTGCAGTGCCGGCACGTCGTTGACGCCGTCGCCGGTGACCGCCACGGTATGCCCGCGCGCCTGCAGCGCCTGCACAAGCTGCAGCTTCTGCCCCGGGGCCGCGCGCGCGATCACGTCGGCGCCGGCGAGTTCATCGGCATCCACCTGCGTGTCCTGGCGTCCTTCCAGGCTCAGCACCACGGGCTGGCCACCACCGATGCCGATTTCGCCGGCGATGGCACCGGCGGTGAGTGGATGGTCGCCGGTGACCATGATCACGCGGATGCCCGCGGCCAGGCAGGCCTGGACCGATTCGCGCACGCCCTCGCGCAGCGGGTCGCCGAAGGCAAGCAGTCCGGCCATCGTGTAGCCGGCGTCCGGCTCCCGCGCGGCGTCGTGGTCGCCCGGCAGCACGCGCTGCGCGCAGGCGATGACCTTGTAGCCGCGACCGGCCAGCGCATGCAGCTTCGCGCGCCATGCGTCGTGGCCGTCGGCGCCTGGCGTGCACATGGCCAGCACCGTTTCCGGCGCGCCCTTGACCACGGCGACCACGCCGGCGCCGTCGCGCAGCAAGGCGGTCTCGCGACGGCGCTCCTCGGTGAAGGGAAACGTGGCCAGGCGCTCCCGGTGCTCCGCCGCCGGCGGCGCCGCCTCGCGGATCGCACGGTCCATCGGATCATGGTTGGCCGCGGCCGATGCACGCGCCGCAATCGCCAGCAGCGCCGGCGCGTCCACGCCATCGGCCGGCACGGTCTCGACCAGCCGCAACTCGCCTTCGGTGAGCGTGCCGGTCTTGTCGGAGCAGATCGCACTCACCCGACCGATGTTCTCCACCGCCACCGCGCGCCGCACCAGCGCCTGGCGCTGTGCCAGGCGATAGACGCCCACCCCGAGGAACAGGGTGAACACGACCGGAAACTCCTCGGGCAACGCGGCCACCGCCAGGGTCAGCGCACTGATCAAGGCGTCCACCAGCCCGTGCCCCTGCGCCAGCCGCACGGCCGCAAGCACCAGGCACAGCAGCAGCGCCGCGATCAGCAGCACGCGCACCAGGCGCGTCACCGACTGCTGCAATGGCGTGCGCGCCTGCCCGCCGGCGCGCGACAGGCGCACGATCTCGCCGTAGCGGGTCAAGGCACCGGTGTGCGCGATCCACAGCCGCGCGCTGCCGGTCAGCAGGCGCGTGCCGG
It includes:
- the trmY gene encoding tRNA (pseudouridine(54)-N(1))-methyltransferase TrmY, coding for MRTFVLRARAAPTDSQALLASVGNDAHTEILAHTLMNAFFVAQSHRPDVVAYLVLESTRDFSRTIAFDVNAMHEIGGFDERALLGKVAKALDVSKGMGKDASRPVESGVTVRTSSFERLVQALAEDHQLFLLDPKGTPIREQVFAGNPCFLLTDHIPMPKKTIPGLERMGAKKITLGSKMLFASQCVVLVHHELDQR
- a CDS encoding DUF1428 domain-containing protein, which gives rise to MTYVTGFLAPVPTANKDRYIKSAQAGWQLFQKHGALKQVEAWGEHIEDGKTTDFKRAVKLEDGEQVVFAWIVWPDKATADAAWEKMQDDPAMKDMDMPFDGKRMIWGGFQTVFES
- a CDS encoding DUF1456 family protein, whose amino-acid sequence is MINNDVLRSIRYMLDLGDSKVVEIVHLADPDFALDKDDVRPFLLKEDEPGHVPCGDAVLAHFLDGLIIHLRGRDGSVPARPVEKRISNNVVLKKLRVAFELKDVDMHDIFAAAGFPVSKPELSALFRQPGHKNFRQCGDQLLRNFLKGLTLRVRGA
- a CDS encoding DUF2975 domain-containing protein, with the protein product MNVPPNAPTAALAWSRPLIRALIALNLLYAAGVLLMFVLSLIPGTILWDALGMLFPAEHRGRIVFGLRTIMIVGIAAAGVVDRVLRQLLAIVDTVRAGDPFVAGNARRLEAIAWWVLLGEGLRLLIGAIALATTSSMPELDLDLHFSAAPWLAVLLLFVLARVFAEGARMRSDLEGTV
- a CDS encoding helix-turn-helix transcriptional regulator; this encodes MAIVVHLDALLHERRMTLTELAARVDITLANLSILKTGKARAIRFSTLEAICAALDCQPGDLLAFDPTRPSEE
- a CDS encoding cation-transporting P-type ATPase translates to MPTWPLPRDVLEDSDPRTGLRAGQVTERRQRFGDNDVTETKQRRWWTAAASSARDPMLWFLLVVSLLFFALGDQAEAIVLLLAIIPLLGMDAWLHRRTQASTEGLASRLATEARVLRDGGWHVLPSRELLPGDVVEVAAGDWVPADGLVLSGSDPQFDESSLTGESLPVRKRVFNAAGALPDSVDASHWAHAGTRLLTGSARLWIAHTGALTRYGEIVRLSRAGGQARTPLQQSVTRLVRVLLIAALLLCLVLAAVRLAQGHGLVDALISALTLAVAALPEEFPVVFTLFLGVGVYRLAQRQALVRRAVAVENIGRVSAICSDKTGTLTEGELRLVETVPADGVDAPALLAIAARASAAANHDPMDRAIREAAPPAAEHRERLATFPFTEERRRETALLRDGAGVVAVVKGAPETVLAMCTPGADGHDAWRAKLHALAGRGYKVIACAQRVLPGDHDAAREPDAGYTMAGLLAFGDPLREGVRESVQACLAAGIRVIMVTGDHPLTAGAIAGEIGIGGGQPVVLSLEGRQDTQVDADELAGADVIARAAPGQKLQLVQALQARGHTVAVTGDGVNDVPALQAADIGIAMGERGTRSAREAAAIVLLDDNFRTLVNAIAEGRQLFANLQRGFAYLILVHVPLVLSAALVPLLGFPLLYLPIHIVWLELLIHPTAMLAFQLRSNARLEGRPPPAGPVRFFSPRAWWALGFAGTVATCAVLAGYRIGGQVAAAGDAAAGRSLALAVLILCSVAFLAVLTGLRGRLPLGIAAASLASVALIQVPALSELLEVQPLGATGLAAAVALAVVAGLSALPLRRTLH
- a CDS encoding glycerophosphodiester phosphodiesterase family protein: MPTPTDMDNAGTGAAGAQATVAGDRLLLRGILVHDIRRDLRRHLRPMLAWYLLFTAFATVAAAPLTTWSLAALLHWIERPFMGDFDDLADNLLAIAWLMLAGALSWYVVMLQQAGMLLVSASHGCRYRTAAAALLGMLRRAGPLAVLAAWQVFAHALLAAPWLAIGVLLYQWLLGGYDPYYVMAARPAALWWFLAGFMPVLVGGLLLHATLYFRWLLATPALVLEGLSPVAALLRSRALTRGRHLRIATLVVGVALAVAAMPLLVTELYDRAATPMLDWLPDQRLPTSAGMVVYLTLYAATVLGVLLLGTTLNTLLVRALFLRLGGARGARAVPASPPRPGRFVWGAEAVFLVVALVQAAIAVTSMNLQREVTVTAHRGAAALAPENTLAAFAAAIDAEADAIEFDVRLSADGAVVVFHDSDFRRIAGDPRTVSQTPLAAMRDIDVGSWFAPAFSGERIATLGEALAFIDRRALALVELKPDAHNAQALLEATLREVRRGGHDDAVMLASLSPELVRAARAAAPEARLALFTNAALPGTSRRTDFDMLGLNHLQVDGGAVADARRRGYLLQAWTVNDPARMARYMDLGVDDISTDVPGEAVRLRAQRAALGDVELLLVRLHSWFRR